The following proteins come from a genomic window of Rissa tridactyla isolate bRisTri1 chromosome 13, bRisTri1.patW.cur.20221130, whole genome shotgun sequence:
- the CUX2 gene encoding homeobox protein cut-like 2 isoform X1 has protein sequence MSSRKEGGRSPWRRMLGGLSALAQGVWQSLVLRGSRVASSLTHLEGASVLGTCSEDHRPNPASFGQVHPRDARCCGWAVPRQPQITPNPVAQPWWCRVPFVLHRCRLIQGLDPAPVLEAARSLEDRLQQLQRLEPETTPLKDLSHPWKKHPELVGTKERREGTSPAAGLAAAAEPPLSSIDGKALCAETLLQRNEAEKQKGLQEAQVTLAARLGEAEEKIKVLHAALKATQTELLELRCKYDEEAASKADEVAMIMTNLEKANQRAEAAQREVESLREQLAAVNSSLRLACCSPPGATADKVNYSMCSGSRLEAALAAKDREILRLLKDVQHLQSSLQELEESSANQIAELEGQLAAKNEAIEKLEEKLQAQADYEEIKTELSILKAMKVASASCSLPQSISKAEEALLLGKEAFYPSQKYLLEKPSLLASTEEDHSEDESGKDSLGMEQPYPSPQHAPADEPASPTPLPPLPGPGLAPDGPRTFSLSPFPGGERLSGDAKTPHLPPPAYKSESAGGGPPFSSTFFGAKSGTVPPGAVPATNAASPPGEPSEGSAGSSADEEQLDTAEIAFQVKEQLLKHNIGQRVFGHYVLGLSQGSVSEILARPKPWRKLTVKGKEPFIKMKQFLSDEQNVLALRTIQVRQRGSITPRIRTPETGSDDAIKSILEQAKKEIESQKGGEPKTPSTSQAVANGAGGSSSEDAIKSILEQARREMQAQQQALLEMESGGSGRPGDTPPAERSTLAAVSQNIVPTYVKQEEGSGASPGPPQTPLAVLSPAAFVQSIIRKVKSEIGDAGSYFDQHWASERSLLSRPYTSVSPSLSSSSSSYSSMANGRGWPRGEPSEGGANEDELPLADDEPHRLTEMKTEGAGTEPAAGGRLSYYPAYVPRTLKPTVPPLTPEQYEMYMYREVDTLELTRQVKEKLAKNGICQRIFGEKVLGLSQGSVSDMLSRPKPWSKLTQKGREPFIRMQLWLTDQLGQGISQQPTPSQASPAEPQPSPSPPPSPSEHEKGCQEPLTLALESSKENQQPESRSTPALGGKTYSNSQGPVGIQEIVAMSPELDTYSITKKVKEVLTDNNLGQRLFGESILGLTQGSVSDLLSRPKPWHKLSLKGREPFVRMQLWLNDPHNVEKLRDMKKLEKKAYLKRRYGLMSAGSDSESPSARSECASPSLQPQDLSLLQIKKPRVVLAPEEKEALKKAYQLEPYPSQQTIELLSFQLNLKTNTVINWFHNYRSRMRREMLVEGTQDNDTDAEQSSGAAIPGRQAPHSPDSDAEDRKPVLGKGEHPCAAAPVKVKEEQGEAGGWGRRRDSHSPAGAAEGTGPPQEERGAAPHAAAPSAGSLPRRGGRAGAATGGPPPPPPHPDSSQSSAGSSRCSLEVSPTSPSAASSPGLAGSASPGPSSAGPVSPALPPAPGPRLSTSVQRRHEKMANLNNIIHRLERAANREEALEWEF, from the exons ATGTCCAGTAGAAAGGAGGGGGGACGTTCCCCATGGAGAAGGATGCTCGGGGGGCTTTCGGCATTAGCGCAGGGGGTCTGGCAGTCGCTGGTCCTGCGGGGAAGCCGTGTGGCGAGCAGCCTCACTCATTTGGAAGGAGCATCTGTGCTGGGCACTTGCAGCGAGGATCACAGGCCAAATCCTGCGTCTTTCGGGCAGGTTCACCCCCGAGACGCCCGGTGCTGCGGTTGGGCTGTGCCAAGGCAGCCCCAGATCACCCCAAATCCCGTGGCACAGCCATGGTGGTGCCGGGTCCCCTTCGTCCTGCACCGTTGCCGACTCATCCAGGGACTCG ACCCCGCTCCTGTGCTGGAGGCGGCCCGGAGCCTGGAGGAccggctgcagcagctccagcgccTCGAGCCTGAAACCACCCCCCTGAAGGACCTCAGCCACCCCTGGAAGAAGCACCCGGAGCTCGTTGGCACCAAAG AGCGCAGAGAGGGGACGTCGCCAGCGGCCGGGCtcgcggcggcggccgagccccCGCTCTCCAGCATTGACGGCAAAGCACTGTGCGCAGAAACCTTGCTGCAgagaaatgaggcagaaaaacaaaa GGGGCTGCAGGAAGCACAGGTCACTTTGGCCgctcggctgggggaggcagaggagaagaTCAAAGTGCTCCACGCAG cgCTGAAGGCCACCCagacggagctgctggagctgcggTGTAAATACGACGAGGAAGCCGCGTCCAA GGCAGACGAAGTAGCCATGATCATGACAAACCTCGAAAAAGCCAACCAG CGAGCGGAGGCGGCGCAGAGGGAGGTGGAGAGTTTGCGGGAGCAACTGGCGGCCGTGAACAGCTCTCTCCGCCTGGCCTGCTGCTCCCCGCCGGGCGCCACCGCG GACAAAGTGAACTATTCCATGTGCTCAGGGTCGAGGCTGGAGGCGGCTCTGGCTGCCAAGGACCGGGAGATCCTGCGGCTCCTGAAGGATGTCCAGCACCTCCAGAGCtcgctgcaggagctggaggagtcCTCTGCCAACCAGATCGCCGAGCTGGAGGGGCAGCTGGCCGCCAAGAATGAAGCCATCGAG aagctggaggagaagctgcagGCACAGGCGGACTACGAGGAGATCAAAACAGAGCTGAG CATCCTGAAGGCGATGAAggtggcctctgccagctgcagccttCCCCAG AGCATATCGAAGGCGGAGGAggccctgctgctggggaaggaggcttTCTATCCCTCGCAGAAGTACCTGCTGGAGAAGCCCAGCCTGCTGGCCAGCACTG AGGAGGATCACTCCGAAGACGAGTCGGGGAAGGATTCGTTGGGCATGGAGCAGCCGTACCCGTCCCCCCAGCACGCCCCGGCGGATGAACCCGcctcccccactcccctcccgcctctgcccggccccggccTGGCCCCCGACGGCCCCCGGACTTTCTCGCTGTCCCCCTTCCCGGGGGGCGAGCGGCTTTCAGGGGACGCCAAGAccccccacctccctccgccCGCCTACAAGAGCGAGAGTGCGGGTGGGGGGCCACCCTTCTCCTCCACCTTTTTCGGGGCCAAAAGCGGCACCGTGCCCCCCGGCGCCGTGCCTGCCACCAACGCCGCCAGCCCGCCCGGCGAGCCGTCCGAGGGCAGCGCCGGCAGCTCTGCCGACGAGGAGCAGCTGGACACGGCCGAAATCGCCTTCCAGGTgaaggagcagctgctgaagcaCAACATCGGGCAGCGGGTCTTCGGGCATTACGTGCTGGGGCTGTCGCAGGGCTCCGTCAGCGAGATCCTGGCCCGGCCCAAGCCCTGGCGCAAGCTGACGGTGAAGGGCAAGGAGCCGTTTATCAAGATGAAGCAGTTCCTCTCCGACGAGCAGAACGTGCTGGCCCTGAGGACTATCCAGGTGCGCCAGAGAG GTAGCATCACGCCGCGGATCAGGACACCAGAGACCGGCTCTGACGACGCCATCAAAAGCATCCTGGAGCAGGCGAAGAAGGAGATCGAGTCGCAGAAGGGAG GGGAACCCAAAACGCCATCGACGTCGCAGGCGGTGGCCAACGGGGCGGGCGGCAGCAGCTCGGAGGACGCCATCAAGAGCATCCTGGAGCAGGCGCGGCGGGAGATGCAGGCACAGCAGCAGGCGCTGCTGGAGATGGAGTCGGGGGGCAGCGGGCGCCCCGGGGACACGCCGCCCGCCGAGCGCTCCACGCTGGCTGCCGTCAGCCAGAACATCGTCCCGACCTACGTcaagcaggaggaggggagcggggccagccccggccccccgcagACCCCGCTGGCCGTCCTCTCACCCGCCGCCTTCGTCCAGAGCATCATCCGGAAGGTGAAGTCAGAGATCGGTGATGCCGGCTCCTACTTCGACCAGCACTGGGCATCAGAGCGGAGCCTGCTCAGCCGACCCTACACCTCCGTCTCGCCttcgctctcctcctcctcctcgagcTACTCCAGCATGGCCAATGGCAGGGGCTGGCCGCGGGGCGAGCCCAGCGAGGGCGGCGCCAACGAGGACGAGCTGCCGCTGGCGGATGACGAGCCCCACCGGCTGACAGAGATGAAGACGGAGGGAGCCGGCACGGAGCCGGCGGCTGGTGGTCGCCTCTCCTACTACCCCGCCTACGTGCCGCGGACCCTGAAGCCCACTGTGCCACCACTGACGCCCGAGCAGTACGAGATGTACATGTACAGGGAGGTGGACACGCTGGAGCTGACCCGGCAGGTCAAGGAGAAGTTGGCCAAGAACGGCATCTGCCAGAGGATCTTCGGAGAGAAG GTGctggggctgtcccagggcagcgTGAGCGACATGCTGTCGCGGCCCAAGCCGTGGAGCAAGCTGACGCAGAAGGGTCGGGAGCCCTTCATCCGCATGCAGCTCTGGCTGACCGACCAGCTGGGCCAAGGCATCAGCCAGCAGCCGACACCCTCCCAGG CCAGCCCGGCAGAGCCCCAGCCGTCCCCCTcgccgccccccagcccctcggagCACGAGAAGGGCTGCCAGGAGCCCCTCACCCTGGCCTTagagagcagcaaagaaaaccagcAGCCCGAGAGCCGGTCGACGCCTGCGCTGGGTGGGAAGACCTACTCCAACAGCCAGGGACCCGTGGGCATCCAGGAGATCGTGGCCATGTCCCCCGAGCTGGACACCTACTCCATCACCAAGAAGGTCAAGGAGGTCTTGACGGACAACAATTTAG GCCAGCGGCTGTTTGGGGAGAGCATCCTgggcctgacgcagggctcggtGTCCGATCTCCTCTCCAGGCCCAAGCCGTGGCACAAGCTGAGCCTGAAGGGGAGGGAGCCCTTCGTCCGCATGCAGCTCTGGCTCAACGACCCCCACAACGTGGAGAAACTGCGCGACatgaagaagctggagaagaaag CCTACCTGAAACGTCGGTACGGGCTGATGAGCGCCGGCTCGGACAGCGAGTCCCCCAGCGCCCGCTCCGAGTGcgccagccccagcctgcagccgcaggacctcagcctcctccagatCAAGAAGCCGCGAGTGGTGCTGGCCCCGGAGGAGAAGGAAGCCCTGAAGAAAGCCTACCAGCTGGAACCTTACCCCTCCCAGCAGACCATCGAgctgctctccttccagctcaACCTCAAGACCAATACCGTCATCAACTGGTTCCACAACTACAG GTCGCGGATGCGCCGGGAGATGCTGGTGGAGGGCACGCAGGACAACGACACGGACGCAGAGCAGAGCAGTGGGGCGGCCATCCCCGGGCGCCAGGCCCCCCACAGCCCCGATTCGGATGCCGAGGACCGTAAACCCGTGTTGGGGAAGGGCGAGCATCCCTGCGCCGCAGCGCCCGTGAAGGtgaaggaggagcagggggaagcGGGCGGCTGGGGCCGCCGGCGGGACTCGCACAGCCCGGCCGGGGCGGCCGAGGGGACCGGACCTCCCCAGGAAGagcggggggcagccccccacgCTGCCGCCCCTAGCGCCGGCAGCCtcccgcggcgggggggccgTGCCGGTGCCGCCACCGGGGGAcccccaccaccgccgccgcaCCCCGACAGCTCCCAGTCCTCCGCCGGGTCGTCCCGTTGCAGCTTGGAGGTCTCCCCGACGTCGCCCTCGGCGGCCTCCTCGCCTGGTCTCGCCGGCTCGGCTTCCCCGGGGCCATCCTCCGCCGGGCCGGTTTCACCGGCACTGCCACCGGCTCCCGGCCCCCGGCTCAGCACCAGCGTCCAGCGGCGCCACGAGAAGATGGCCAACCTCAACAACATCATCCACCGCCTGGAGCGGGCCGCCAACCGCGAGGAGGCCCTCGAGTGGGAGTTCtga